Proteins encoded together in one Miscanthus floridulus cultivar M001 chromosome 16, ASM1932011v1, whole genome shotgun sequence window:
- the LOC136513268 gene encoding LOW QUALITY PROTEIN: UDP-D-xylose:L-fucose alpha-1,3-D-xylosyltransferase MGP4-like (The sequence of the model RefSeq protein was modified relative to this genomic sequence to represent the inferred CDS: deleted 1 base in 1 codon) — protein MSLHQRPHQKPPAAGDSLPVSSPTAATAPSRPHHLLTLPYLFSLLAVLLFLALLLPWGPAARPPSPPWRSYTLQEAAAFAAAAGNGTVLLAAVSGPYLPFLSNWLISVRRAGRADQVLVIAEDYETLDRINAAWPGHAVLVPPAPDAQTAHKFGSQGFFNFTSRRPRHLLQILELGYSVMYNDVDMVWLADPFPYLVENHDVYFMDDMTPVKPLDHSHELPPPGKKGRTYICSCMIFLRPTEGAKLLLRKWIEELKEQPWSKQRKSNDQPAFNWALNKTAGQVDVYLLPQSAFPTGGLYFKNKTWVNQTKGKHVIIHNNYITGFEKKIKRFRDHGLWLVDEHSDESPLGRI, from the exons ATGTCGCTCCACCAGCGGCCGCACCAGAAGCCGCCGGCAGCGGGCGACTCTCTCCCCGTCTCCtcccccaccgccgccaccgccccctCCCGCCCGCACCACCTCCTCACACTCCCCTACCTCTTCTCCCTCCTTGCGGTTCTCCTCTTC CTGGCCCTCCTCCTCCCCTGGGGTCCAGCAGCGCGCCCTCCTTCGCCCCCGTGGCGCTCCTACACCCTCCAGGAGGCCGCCGCCTTCGCCGCCGCAGCGGGAAACGGCACCGTGCTCCTCGCCGCTGTCTCCGGACCGTACCTCCCCTTCCTCTCCAATTGGCTCATCAGCGTCCGTCGCGCCGGCCGCGCGGATCAGGTGCTCGTCATCGCCGAGGACTACGAGACCCTCGACCGCATCAATGCCGCCTGGCCAGGACACGCCGTCCTTGTGCCCCCCGCGCCCGATGCCCAGACCGCCCACAAATTTGGATCCCAG GGGTTCTTCAACTTCACCTCGCGCCGGCCACGGCACCTGCTGCAGATTCTTGAGCTCGGGTACAGCGTCATGTACAACGATGTCGACATGGTGTGGCTTGCCGACCCGTTCCCTTACCTCGTCGAGAATCACGACGTGTACTTCATGGACGATATGACTCCT GTGAAACCACTTGATCATTCACATGAGCTACCACCACCAGGGAAGAAAGGGCGGACATATATTTGCAGCTGCATGATTTTCCTCAGGCCAACTGAAGGTGCTAAGCTCCTGTTAAGGAAGTGGATCGAGGAGCTTAAGGAGCAGCCCTGGTCGAAGCAGAGGAAGTCAAATGATCAGCCAGCATTCAACTGGGCTTTGAACAAGACTGCTGGGCAG GTTGATGTGTACCTCCTGCCTCAGTCTGCATTTCCAACCGGAGGCCTATATTTCAAGAATAAAACATGGGTCAATCAGACGAAGGGCAAGCATGTCATTATACATAATAACTACATCACAGGGTTTGAGAAGAAGATAAAACGGTTCCGTGATCATGGGCTGTGGTTGGTAGATGAGCACAGTGATGAGTCACCGCTTGGCAGAATCTGA